One window of the Populus trichocarpa isolate Nisqually-1 chromosome 9, P.trichocarpa_v4.1, whole genome shotgun sequence genome contains the following:
- the LOC7490023 gene encoding probable carboxylesterase 5: protein MDSSSNEIIHQWGSYIRVYKDGRVERFFGTDKVPSSINSTDGVSTKDVLIAPEIDVSARIFIPTSTINSGHKLPLLIYFHGGGFRVGSPFCATYHNYLTSVVTAASVVAVSIDYRLAPEYLVPTCHEDSWVALKWVASHSNGEGPEEWIRDYANFGQVFLAGDSGGANIAHDLAAQAGIENLNGVKLTGLCLVHPYFGSKDSVDESWIFVSPTTSGLDDFRYNPAADSRMASLGCTRVLICLAEKDALRQRGLFYYETLRKSGWGGEVEIVETEGEGHVFHLFNPNCDTAEALLKKLASFINHG, encoded by the coding sequence ATGGATTCAAGTTCAAATGAAATAATTCACCAGTGGGGCTCATATATTCGTGTATACAAAGATGGACGTGTAGAAAGGTTCTTCGGCACCGATAAAGTTCCGTCATCCATCAATTCTACAGATGGGGTATCAACCAAAGACGTGCTAATCGCTCCCGAAATCGACGTATCAGCACGTATTTTTATCCCTACGAGCACCATAAATTCAGGCCACAAACTCCCTCTCCTAATCTATTTTCATGGTGGAGGGTTCAGGGTTGGATCACCATTCTGTGCAACATATCATAATTATCTGACCTCTGTTGTCACTGCAGCCAGTGTTGTTGCTGTTTCTATTGATTACAGATTGGCCCCTGAGTATCTAGTCCCAACATGTCATGAGGACTCATGGGTTGCCCTAAAATGGGTGGCATCACATTCTAATGGTGAAGGTCCTGAAGAATGGATAAGGGACTATGCTAATTTTGGCCAAGTTTTTCTTGCTGGCGATAGTGGAGGTGCCAATATTGCACATGACTTGGCTGCTCAAGCTGGGATAGAAAATCTAAATGGAGTGAAGTTAACGGGACTCTGTTTAGTCCATCCATATTTTGGGAGTAAAGATAGCGTGGACGAGTCGTGGATTTTTGTGAGCCCAACTACAAGTGGGTTAGATGATTTTAGATATAATCCAGCTGCTGACTCGAGGATGGCTAGCCTGGGGTGCACCAGGGTGCTAATTTGTCTGGCTGAGAAGGATGCGCTGAGACAGAGAGGGTTGTTTTATTATGAGACATTGAGGAAGAGCGGGTGGGGTGGAGAGGTGGAGATTGTGGAGACAGAAGGAGAGGGCCATGTGTTTCACTTGTTTAACCCAAATTGTGACACCGCCGAAGCCTTATTAAAGAAGTTGGCCTCGTTTATTAACCACGGCTAG
- the LOC18102113 gene encoding probable carboxylesterase 7 — translation MFSFNMDAAKADVAKDLSPFIILYKDGRIERLFGNEIVPPSQDPKSNVLSKDVIYSKEARLSCRLYLPKGVDPNKKLPLLIYVHGGGFYVENAFSPTYHNYVNLLVAEAKVIAISVDYRRVPEHPIPIPYDDSWAALKWAASHVNGDGPEEWLNKHADLSKVFLAGDSAGGNIAHHVAMRFGQEKIIGVNVAGIVLINPYFWGEERIGNEVNELERELKGMSATWHLACPKTSGCDDPLINPTYDPNLSSLGCSKVFVSVAEKDLLRDRGLLYCETLKKSGWVGVIETMEVKGEGHVFHLFKPASDNAVAMLKKIVSFIHG, via the coding sequence ATGTTTTCATTCAATATGGACGCAGCCAAGGCTGATGTTGCCAAGGATCTGTCTCCCTTTATCATCTTATATAAAGATGGCAGGATAGAGAGGCTCTTTGGCAACGAAATCGTCCCCCCTTCCCAGGATCCCAAATCCAATGTCCTGTCAAAAGATGTCATCTATTCAAAAGAAGCAAGACTATCTTGTAGACTTTACCTCCCAAAAGGAGTGGATCCCAACAAAAAGCTCCCTCTCCTAATTTACGTTCATGGGGGAGGCTTCTACGTTGAAAATGCCTTCTCGCCTACTTACCATAATTACGTTAACCTCTTAGTCGCAGAGGCTAAAGTTATTGCTATCTCTGTTGATTATAGGAGAGTACCAGAACATCCCATCCCTATTCCATATGATGATTCATGGGCTGCCCTAAAATGGGCTGCATCTCATGTCAACGGAGACGGACCTGAAGAGTGGCTAAATAAACATGCTGATTTAAGCAAGGTGTTCTTGGCTGGTGACAGTGCTGGTGGTAACATAGCACACCACGTGGCTATGAGGTTTGGTCAAGAGAAAATAATTGGTGTAAATGTTGCAggtattgttttaataaatccTTATTTTTGGGGAGAGGAACGGATTGGAAATGAAGTTAATGAATTAGAAAGGGAGTTGAAAGGGATGAGTGCAACATGGCACCTTGCATGTCCTAAAACAAGTGGATGTGATGACCCTTTAATCAATCCTACTTATGATCCAAATTTGTCTAGTCTGGGGTGCTCCAAGGTGTTTGTTTCTGTTGCTGAGAAAGATTTGCTAAGGGATAGGGGCCTGCTATACTGCGAGACTTTGAAGAAAAGCGGATGGGTTGGAGTGATTGAGACTATGGAGGTCAAAGGAGAGGGGCACGTCTTTCATTTGTTCAAGCCAGCCAGCGACAATGCTGTGGCTATGCTTAAAAAGATTGTCTCTTTCATACATGGCTAA
- the LOC7490021 gene encoding probable carboxylesterase 7 — MFSYNMDAAKADVAKDLSPFIILYKDGRIERLIGNEIVSPSQDPKSDVLSKDVIYSKEARLSCRLYLPKGVDPNKKLPLLIYIHGGGFCVESAFSPAYHNYVNLLVAEAKVIAISVDYRRVPEHPIPIPYDDSWAALKWAASHVNGDGPEEWLNKHADLSKVFLAGDSAGGNIAHHVAMRFGQEKIIGVNVAGIVLINPYFWGEEPIGNEVNELERVLKGISATWHLACPKTSGCDDPLINPTYDPNLSSLGCSKVFVSVAEKDLLRDRGLLYCETLKKSGWVGVIETMEVKGEGHVFHLFKPASDNAVAMLKKIVSFIHGQN, encoded by the coding sequence ATGTTTTCATACAATATGGACGCAGCCAAGGCTGACGTTGCCAAGGATCTGTCTCCCTTTATCATCTTATATAAAGATGGCAGGATAGAGAGGCTCATTGGCAACGAAATCGTCTCCCCTTCCCAGGATCCCAAATCCGATGTCCTGTCAAAAGATGTCATCTATTCAAAAGAAGCAAGACTATCTTGTAGACTTTACCTCCCAAAAGGAGTGGATCCCAACAAAAAGCTCCCTCTCCTAATTTACATTCATGGGGGAGGCTTCTGCGTTGAAAGTGCCTTCTCGCCTGCTTACCATAATTACGTTAACCTCTTAGTCGCAGAGGCTAAAGTTATTGCTATCTCTGTTGATTATAGGAGAGTACCAGAACATCCCATCCCTATTCCATATGATGATTCATGGGCTGCCCTAAAATGGGCTGCATCTCATGTCAACGGAGACGGACCTGAAGAGTGGCTAAATAAACATGCTGATTTAAGCAAGGTGTTCTTGGCTGGTGACAGTGCTGGTGGTAACATAGCACACCACGTGGCTATGAGGTTTGGTCAAGAGAAAATAATTGGTGTAAATGTTGCAggtattgttttaataaatccTTATTTTTGGGGAGAGGAACCGATTGGAAATGAAGTTAATGAATTAGAGAGAGTGTTGAAAGGGATCAGTGCAACATGGCACCTTGCATGTCCTAAAACAAGTGGATGTGATGACCCTTTAATCAATCCTACTTATGATCCAAATTTGTCTAGTCTGGGGTGCTCCAAGGTGTTTGTTTCTGTTGCTGAGAAAGATTTGCTAAGGGATAGGGGCCTGCTATACTGCGAGACTTTGAAGAAAAGCGGATGGGTTGGAGTGATTGAGACTATGGAGGTCAAAGGAGAGGGGCACGTCTTTCATTTGTTCAAGCCAGCCAGCGACAATGCTGTGGCCATGCTTAAAAAGATTGTCTCTTTCATACATGGCCAAAACTGA